In one Bacteroidia bacterium genomic region, the following are encoded:
- the galE gene encoding UDP-glucose 4-epimerase GalE, translated as MTIKVLVTGGTGFIGSHTAVELLNNGYEVVIADNLSNSHENVLAGIAAITHKNPFFSKTDLQNKEELALLFAEHPDIKAVIHFAALKAVGESVENPLLYYRNNLVSLLNLLELMADNQIQHIVFSSSCTVYGEPDSLPVSENAPVKKAESPYGNTKKMAEDILADTCRASALNCVSLRYFNPTGAHPSALIGELPIGTPNNLMPLITQTAIGKRNKITVYGDDYPTPDGTCIRDYIHVADLANAHVVALERMLNARQKSNYEIFNLGTGKGYSVLETIKTFEKVTGQKLNYEIGTRRKGDVIAVYADTEFANKELGWKAELDLADMVSTAWNWEKHLALTEKEEK; from the coding sequence TTGACAATAAAGGTTTTAGTAACAGGAGGTACAGGTTTTATCGGTTCCCACACAGCCGTGGAATTATTGAATAACGGTTATGAAGTGGTAATTGCTGATAACCTGAGCAACAGCCATGAGAATGTGCTGGCTGGCATTGCAGCCATTACTCACAAGAATCCTTTTTTTTCCAAAACTGATCTGCAGAATAAGGAAGAACTTGCCCTTTTATTTGCAGAACATCCTGATATAAAGGCTGTCATCCACTTTGCTGCGTTAAAGGCGGTGGGCGAATCAGTGGAAAATCCATTGCTGTATTATCGCAACAACCTGGTTTCCTTGTTGAATCTTCTGGAATTAATGGCAGACAATCAGATTCAGCATATTGTCTTCTCCTCCTCCTGCACCGTATATGGAGAACCGGATTCATTGCCGGTTTCAGAAAATGCTCCGGTAAAAAAAGCGGAATCTCCTTATGGAAATACGAAGAAAATGGCAGAAGATATTCTGGCCGATACCTGTCGCGCCAGCGCTCTTAATTGCGTTTCGCTCCGCTACTTTAACCCCACCGGGGCCCATCCTTCAGCGTTGATTGGCGAATTGCCCATCGGCACGCCCAACAACCTGATGCCGCTGATTACGCAGACTGCGATTGGCAAGCGGAACAAGATCACGGTTTATGGCGATGATTATCCCACTCCGGACGGCACCTGCATCCGCGATTATATTCACGTGGCAGACCTGGCCAATGCTCATGTCGTGGCACTGGAACGAATGCTCAATGCGCGGCAAAAAAGCAATTATGAAATATTTAATCTTGGTACTGGAAAAGGATATTCTGTATTGGAAACGATAAAAACTTTTGAAAAAGTGACCGGCCAAAAACTGAACTACGAAATTGGCACTCGCAGAAAAGGAGATGTGATAGCTGTATATGCAGATACAGAGTTTGCCAATAAGGAACTTGGCTGGAAAGCAGAACTCGATCTGGCCGACATGGTTTCCACAGCCTGGAACTGGGAAAAACATCTTGCATTAACTGAAAAAGAAGAAAAATGA